One Romboutsia sp. 13368 genomic window carries:
- the aroC gene encoding chorismate synthase: protein MLRYLTSGESHGKSLISILDGIPANIELNIDEINAELKKRQGGYGRGGRMKIEQDKINILGGVRGKITLGGPISIEIKNKDYENWISYMNPIEDVDFETKKVNNVRPGHADLVGCLKYDFTDARNVLERSSARETASKVAVGAICKQVLKNFDIDFTSHVVQIGSIKDNNIYEFDYIKENVDKSEVRCVNKEVEKKIIKEIDKVKSEGDTLGGIVEIRVKNLIPGLGSYTQFDKKIDGELAMHLMSVQAIKGVEIGIGFDVANNPGSSVMDEIYYDTEGGIQRKTNRLGGIEGGMTTGEEVLIRCAMKPIPTLYKPLNSININTLENYSASIERSDNCAVPACSVVCENVVAFVICKYLLHKIGGDNLADLKSNYNSYVKRLGDRGWKK, encoded by the coding sequence ATGTTAAGATACTTAACAAGTGGAGAATCACATGGAAAAAGCTTAATATCAATATTAGATGGAATACCTGCAAATATTGAATTAAATATAGATGAAATAAATGCTGAATTAAAAAAGCGACAAGGTGGATATGGTCGTGGTGGAAGAATGAAAATAGAGCAGGATAAGATAAATATCCTAGGTGGAGTTAGAGGTAAAATAACTTTAGGTGGACCTATATCTATAGAAATAAAAAATAAGGATTATGAAAATTGGATATCATATATGAATCCAATAGAAGATGTAGACTTTGAAACTAAAAAAGTTAATAATGTTAGACCAGGACATGCAGATTTAGTTGGATGTTTAAAATATGATTTTACAGATGCTAGAAATGTTCTTGAAAGATCAAGTGCAAGAGAAACTGCAAGTAAGGTAGCAGTAGGTGCAATATGTAAGCAAGTTTTAAAAAATTTTGATATAGATTTTACTTCACATGTAGTTCAAATTGGAAGTATAAAAGATAATAATATTTATGAATTTGATTACATAAAAGAAAATGTAGATAAAAGTGAAGTTAGATGCGTAAATAAAGAAGTTGAAAAAAAAATAATAAAAGAAATAGATAAAGTAAAAAGCGAAGGTGACACATTAGGTGGTATAGTTGAAATAAGAGTTAAAAACTTAATACCAGGACTAGGGTCATATACTCAATTTGATAAAAAAATAGATGGGGAATTAGCAATGCACCTAATGAGTGTACAAGCTATAAAAGGTGTAGAAATAGGTATAGGATTTGATGTTGCAAATAATCCAGGTTCTTCTGTAATGGATGAAATATATTATGACACTGAAGGTGGAATTCAAAGAAAAACAAATAGATTAGGTGGTATAGAAGGGGGAATGACAACTGGAGAAGAAGTTTTAATAAGATGTGCTATGAAACCAATCCCAACTCTTTACAAGCCTCTTAATTCTATAAATATAAATACCTTAGAAAATTATAGTGCAAGTATTGAACGTTCGGATAATTGTGCAGTACCAGCTTGTAGTGTTGTTTGTGAAAATGTAGTTGCATTTGTTATATGTAAATATTTACTACATAAAATAGGTGGGGATAATTTAGCTGATTTAAAATCAAATTATAACTCTTATGTAAAAAGGTTAGGAGATAGAGGATGGAAAAAATAA
- the pduL gene encoding phosphate propanoyltransferase, whose translation MKLPIALSNRHVHLSQADIEALFGAGHELTHFKPLSQPGQYACEEKVDLVGPKGTIKGVRVLGPARPNTQVEISLADGFALGVKAPIKESGDIAGTPGIKLVGPAGEVEISEGVIVASRHIHMSLEDAARFGVEDKQIVKVRTFGPRAVVFENVLVRANANFALEMHVDVEEGNAAGVRNGEEVELIAE comes from the coding sequence ATGAAATTACCAATAGCATTATCTAATAGACATGTTCACTTAAGCCAAGCAGACATAGAAGCATTATTCGGTGCAGGACATGAGTTAACTCATTTTAAACCATTATCTCAACCAGGACAATATGCTTGTGAAGAAAAAGTTGACTTAGTAGGACCTAAAGGTACTATAAAAGGAGTTAGAGTTTTAGGACCAGCTAGACCTAACACACAAGTTGAAATATCTTTAGCAGATGGATTTGCTTTAGGAGTAAAAGCTCCAATAAAAGAATCTGGTGATATAGCAGGAACTCCAGGAATAAAATTAGTAGGTCCAGCAGGAGAAGTTGAAATATCAGAAGGTGTTATAGTTGCTTCTAGACATATACATATGAGTTTAGAAGATGCAGCTAGATTTGGTGTAGAAGATAAGCAAATAGTAAAAGTTAGAACTTTCGGACCAAGAGCAGTAGTATTCGAAAATGTATTAGTTAGAGCTAATGCTAACTTCGCTTTAGAAATGCATGTAGACGTTGAAGAAGGAAATGCTGCAGGTGTTAGAAATGGTGAAGAAGTAGAATTAATAGCTGAATAA
- a CDS encoding flavodoxin family protein, with protein sequence MSTEILIINGSPRKNKNCFKISEQISKTLTENNISNKIFNIYDMNIEYCTACGFCEKTGYCKFKDDMTPMYEMFDKAKGVIVISPVNFDSITAKLKTLVDRTQAIYASKYILKKPSIDRNKNRIGMYIAVGGSTPYETQFMGGQIVMDFFFKSVNNKLKYNIYLNSTDKLTYEENTEFKNILNENLNNYINDIKELD encoded by the coding sequence ATGAGTACAGAGATTTTAATAATAAACGGAAGTCCAAGAAAAAATAAAAATTGTTTTAAAATATCTGAGCAAATATCAAAAACTTTAACTGAAAATAATATATCCAATAAAATATTTAATATTTATGATATGAATATTGAATATTGTACAGCATGTGGTTTTTGTGAAAAAACTGGATATTGTAAATTTAAAGATGATATGACACCTATGTATGAAATGTTTGATAAAGCTAAGGGCGTTATAGTTATAAGTCCTGTTAATTTTGATTCTATAACTGCAAAATTAAAAACACTTGTAGATAGAACACAAGCAATTTATGCTAGTAAATACATATTAAAAAAACCTTCAATAGATAGAAATAAAAATAGAATAGGAATGTATATTGCAGTAGGAGGCTCTACACCATATGAAACTCAATTTATGGGTGGACAAATAGTAATGGACTTTTTCTTTAAAAGTGTAAATAATAAATTAAAGTATAATATTTATTTAAATAGTACAGATAAATTAACTTATGAAGAAAATACAGAGTTTAAAAATATACTAAATGAAAATTTAAATAATTATATAAATGATATAAAAGAGCTTGATTAA
- a CDS encoding phosphatase PAP2 family protein: protein MNFQLNILKFFQGIRTPILNALFLILTISTEVPVIILLTAITYWCINKKYGQKLLFTLIPNIVINTGIKEFVKEPRPIGVAGIESLRTQTATGYSFPSGHTQTATTFWSTLMIIFKKKLIYILGTIIILGVGISRLYLGVHWPVDVIFGWIFGIVFTVIFAKLFDIVDESKNYKILFLVLIXFILFIFILKSESYLKILGLLLGLIIGYIIEDKFIKFKTINDYKNEEDSNYKVNNNKNYIVKCAYRFILGIITLGFLYLVLDYVMPENAILSSIKYLIVSLYAIAGVPALFKVVKLD from the coding sequence ATGAATTTTCAACTTAATATACTTAAATTTTTTCAAGGTATTAGAACACCAATATTAAATGCATTATTTCTAATACTAACAATAAGTACAGAAGTGCCAGTAATAATTCTTTTAACTGCTATTACTTACTGGTGTATAAATAAAAAATATGGACAAAAACTACTATTTACATTAATACCAAATATAGTTATAAATACAGGTATAAAAGAATTTGTAAAAGAACCTAGACCAATAGGTGTAGCAGGAATTGAGTCTTTAAGAACTCAAACAGCAACAGGATATTCTTTTCCAAGTGGACATACACAAACAGCAACTACATTTTGGTCTACTTTAATGATTATATTTAAGAAAAAATTGATTTATATATTAGGAACAATAATAATATTAGGCGTAGGTATATCAAGATTATATCTTGGAGTTCATTGGCCAGTAGATGTAATATTTGGTTGGATATTTGGAATAGTTTTTACAGTGATATTTGCTAAATTATTTGATATAGTAGATGAAAGTAAAAATTATAAAATATTATTTTTAGTTTTAATACYATTTATATTATTTATTTTTATATTAAAAAGTGAATCATATCTAAAGATTTTAGGACTATTATTAGGTTTAATAATAGGATATATAATTGAAGATAAATTTATAAAATTTAAAACTATAAATGATTATAAGAATGAAGAGGATTCTAATTATAAAGTAAATAACAATAAAAATTATATAGTTAAATGTGCATATAGATTTATATTAGGTATAATTACTCTAGGATTTTTATATTTAGTACTAGATTATGTAATGCCAGAAAATGCAATACTTAGTTCGATAAAATACTTAATAGTATCTTTATATGCAATAGCAGGTGTACCTGCATTATTTAAAGTAGTGAAACTTGATTAA
- the deoC gene encoding deoxyribose-phosphate aldolase: MNNKIANMIDHTILKATATKEDVVKICNEAKEYGFFSVCINPANIELAKEELKGSDVKVCTVIGFPLGANTSAVKAFETKDAIAKGADEVDMVINIGALKDKNYDLVYEDIKAVVDAANKEALVKVIIETCYLTDEEKKIACELAVKAGTDYVKTSTGFGTGGSTPTDIKLMRETVGENIGVKASGGVRCQDDAVKVIEAGASRIGASASVAIANGDKSSNGDY, translated from the coding sequence ATGAATAATAAAATAGCGAACATGATAGATCATACAATATTAAAAGCTACAGCAACTAAAGAAGATGTAGTTAAAATATGTAATGAAGCAAAAGAATATGGATTTTTCTCAGTTTGTATAAATCCAGCAAATATAGAGTTAGCAAAAGAAGAACTAAAAGGAAGCGACGTTAAGGTATGTACAGTTATAGGTTTCCCTCTAGGTGCAAATACTTCAGCTGTTAAAGCATTTGAAACTAAAGATGCAATAGCTAAAGGTGCAGATGAAGTAGATATGGTTATAAACATAGGTGCATTAAAAGATAAAAACTACGACTTAGTATATGAAGATATAAAAGCAGTAGTAGATGCAGCTAATAAAGAAGCTTTAGTTAAGGTTATAATAGAAACTTGTTACTTAACTGATGAAGAAAAGAAAATAGCTTGTGAACTTGCAGTTAAAGCTGGTACTGATTATGTAAAAACCTCTACAGGATTCGGAACAGGTGGTTCTACGCCAACTGACATAAAACTTATGAGAGAAACTGTTGGAGAAAACATAGGAGTAAAAGCATCTGGTGGAGTTAGATGCCAAGATGATGCAGTTAAAGTAATAGAAGCTGGAGCATCTAGAATAGGAGCAAGTGCATCAGTTGCAATAGCAAATGGAGATAAGTCATCTAATGGAGATTATTAA
- the aroA gene encoding 3-phosphoshikimate 1-carboxyvinyltransferase, which yields MLKGSFELIGDKSISHRAIMFSSISKGHNKISNFLMGEDCLSTISCFRKMGVDIQIDGKDVYVKGNGLYGLQRPNEILDVGNSGTTIRLMMGILAGNNFDATLIGDNSIGKRPMKRVTDPLRLMGCNIEGKDDANYTPIKIYGGNLKSIDYHMPVASAQVKSALILASLYANDTSFIHEKTRSRNHTEIMLKSFGADINVEDLKISINPVSELFSQDIYVPGDISSAAFIIVSALITKGSEVIIKNVGLNETRTGIIDVVKNMNGNIEIINERLVGGELVGDLLVRYSPNLYATTIDKDIIPRLIDEIPVIAVLATQAEGTTIIKDAHELKVKESNRIKAMVDNLKILGADIEELEDGMIIKGKAKLNGGNITTFKDHRIAMAFSTLNLISDGKIILDNEDCINISFPGYFDLIKKLSK from the coding sequence ATGCTTAAAGGAAGCTTTGAACTTATAGGCGATAAATCTATATCGCATAGAGCTATAATGTTTTCATCAATATCAAAAGGTCATAATAAAATAAGCAACTTCTTAATGGGCGAGGATTGTTTAAGTACAATATCTTGTTTTAGAAAAATGGGGGTTGATATACAAATAGATGGAAAAGACGTATATGTTAAAGGAAATGGACTATATGGACTTCAAAGACCTAATGAAATATTAGATGTAGGAAATTCGGGAACTACAATAAGGCTTATGATGGGAATACTTGCAGGAAATAATTTTGATGCAACTTTAATTGGCGATAACTCTATAGGTAAAAGGCCTATGAAAAGAGTAACGGATCCATTAAGACTTATGGGATGTAATATAGAAGGAAAAGATGATGCAAACTATACACCTATAAAAATATATGGTGGAAATCTAAAATCTATAGATTATCATATGCCTGTGGCATCAGCTCAAGTAAAGTCAGCTTTAATACTTGCTAGTCTTTATGCAAATGATACTAGTTTTATACATGAAAAAACTAGAAGTAGAAATCATACAGAGATAATGTTAAAGTCATTTGGAGCAGACATAAATGTAGAAGATTTAAAAATAAGTATAAATCCAGTAAGTGAGTTATTTAGCCAGGATATATATGTACCTGGAGATATATCATCAGCTGCTTTTATAATAGTTTCAGCACTAATAACTAAAGGTTCAGAAGTTATTATAAAAAATGTTGGGTTAAATGAAACAAGAACTGGGATAATAGATGTAGTTAAGAATATGAATGGAAATATAGAAATAATAAATGAAAGATTAGTTGGCGGAGAACTAGTAGGAGATTTATTAGTTAGATATAGTCCTAATTTATATGCAACTACAATAGATAAAGATATAATTCCTAGACTTATAGATGAAATTCCTGTAATAGCAGTTCTTGCTACACAAGCAGAAGGAACTACTATAATAAAAGATGCACATGAACTAAAAGTAAAAGAAAGCAATAGAATAAAAGCTATGGTAGATAACTTAAAAATATTAGGTGCAGATATAGAAGAGTTAGAAGATGGTATGATAATAAAAGGAAAGGCTAAATTAAATGGTGGAAATATAACTACCTTTAAAGATCATAGAATAGCAATGGCATTTTCAACTTTAAACTTAATATCTGATGGAAAAATTATTTTGGATAATGAAGACTGTATAAATATATCATTTCCTGGATATTTTGACCTTATAAAGAAATTATCTAAATAA
- a CDS encoding alpha/beta-type small acid-soluble spore protein yields the protein MSNNNNNNQKVVPQAKQALNQMKLEIANELGMSNYQQMDKGNLTARENGYVGGYMTKKLVEMAEQQMAGKQQQ from the coding sequence ATGTCAAACAACAACAATAATAATCAAAAAGTAGTTCCACAAGCTAAACAAGCTTTAAATCAAATGAAATTAGAAATAGCTAATGAATTAGGTATGAGTAACTACCAACAAATGGACAAAGGAAACTTAACAGCTAGAGAAAATGGATATGTAGGTGGATACATGACTAAAAAATTAGTTGAAATGGCTGAACAACAAATGGCTGGTAAACAACAACAATAA
- the aroB gene encoding 3-dehydroquinate synthase has protein sequence MEKIINNVCNIVIDTSYNNFTESVYEFNKKNIEDLTKININEIYDEVLIISDNNVYKHQLDNFINNIKIKMVYEYIVPAGEDSKSLSVYEEIIKYCIRINLSRKSLIIALGGGVVGDLAGFISSTYMRGIDVCQIPTSLLAQVDSSVGGKTGINIGNLKNIIGTFYQPKFTYINIDALKTLPHDEFISGMAEVIKYSIIYDYDFLDYLIDNVEKILNKDNEILQYVVKKCIEIKADIVSQDEKEGGLRKILNFGHTFGHGVEKLCKISHGKAVSIGMNMAFKLSLEKGYIDESYYNKFTKICEEFDLPLTFNINIDEDNKISEEDKDKINKEILEIMKNDKKNSFGKINLILPIGIGKVEIIDNIDEYEILNIIKGANNA, from the coding sequence ATGGAAAAAATAATAAATAATGTTTGTAATATAGTAATAGATACTAGTTATAATAATTTTACAGAATCAGTTTATGAGTTTAATAAGAAAAATATTGAAGATTTAACTAAAATTAATATAAATGAAATATATGATGAAGTACTAATTATAAGCGACAATAATGTTTATAAACATCAGCTTGATAATTTTATAAATAACATAAAAATAAAAATGGTCTATGAATATATAGTTCCAGCTGGTGAGGATTCAAAATCTTTATCAGTATATGAAGAAATAATAAAGTATTGTATAAGAATAAACTTATCTAGAAAATCACTTATAATAGCTTTAGGTGGTGGAGTAGTTGGAGACTTAGCAGGCTTTATATCATCTACATACATGAGAGGGATAGATGTTTGTCAAATACCAACAAGTTTACTAGCTCAAGTAGATTCATCTGTAGGTGGAAAGACAGGTATAAATATAGGAAACTTAAAAAATATAATAGGAACTTTCTATCAACCTAAATTTACTTATATAAATATAGATGCACTAAAAACATTGCCACATGATGAATTTATATCTGGAATGGCAGAAGTTATAAAATACAGCATAATATATGATTATGATTTCTTAGATTATCTTATAGATAATGTTGAGAAAATACTTAATAAAGATAATGAAATTCTACAATATGTAGTGAAAAAATGTATAGAGATAAAAGCGGATATAGTTTCTCAGGATGAAAAAGAAGGTGGACTTAGAAAAATATTAAACTTTGGACATACCTTTGGTCATGGAGTTGAAAAACTTTGTAAAATAAGCCATGGAAAAGCAGTAAGTATAGGTATGAACATGGCATTTAAGCTATCATTAGAAAAAGGCTATATAGATGAAAGTTATTATAATAAGTTTACAAAGATATGCGAAGAGTTTGATTTACCATTAACATTTAATATAAATATAGATGAAGATAATAAAATTTCAGAAGAAGATAAGGATAAAATAAATAAAGAAATACTTGAAATAATGAAAAATGATAAGAAGAATAGTTTTGGAAAAATAAACTTAATACTCCCAATAGGAATTGGAAAAGTTGAAATTATTGATAATATAGATGAATATGAAATATTAAACATAATAAAGGGGGCAAATAATGCTTAA
- a CDS encoding NAD(P)/FAD-dependent oxidoreductase: protein MKKVVVIGAGAAGMMAAATAANRGLDVTLIEKNHRVGRKILITGKGRCNITNDCDIEELIENVPTNGKFLYSAFYTFTNTDVIEMFNKLGVETKTERGKRVFPASDKAHDIANALEKMVKSQKVKILLNTKVDKIISKENKVEKVILDNKKEILCDSVIIATGGLSYPLTGSTGDGYKFAKSLGHKIIETKPSLIGMEVQEEFVKDIGKLSLRNIAICVYNSKNKKIYDDFGELEFTKYGIDGPVIKSASCRMKDTTKENYKIVLDLKPALDEEKLDKRIQRDFQKYTNKKFENALDDLLPKKLIPIIINLSKIDKNTVVHQISREQRKSLVHLLKNITLTVKRYRPIEEAIITSGGIKVSEINSSTMESKLIEGLFFAGEVIDVDAYTGGFNLQIAFSTGYLAGYYC from the coding sequence TTGAAAAAAGTAGTTGTAATAGGAGCAGGAGCAGCAGGAATGATGGCAGCAGCAACTGCAGCAAATAGAGGATTAGATGTAACTTTAATAGAGAAAAATCATAGAGTCGGAAGAAAAATACTTATAACAGGAAAAGGAAGATGTAATATAACTAATGACTGTGATATAGAAGAACTTATAGAAAATGTTCCAACTAACGGAAAGTTTTTATATAGTGCCTTTTATACATTTACAAATACAGATGTTATTGAAATGTTTAATAAACTTGGAGTAGAGACAAAAACTGAAAGGGGAAAGAGGGTATTCCCTGCAAGTGATAAGGCACATGACATAGCTAATGCCCTTGAAAAAATGGTAAAAAGCCAAAAAGTAAAAATACTTCTTAACACTAAAGTAGATAAGATAATATCCAAAGAAAATAAAGTAGAAAAAGTAATATTAGATAATAAAAAGGAAATACTATGTGATAGTGTAATAATTGCAACAGGAGGACTTAGTTATCCTTTAACTGGTTCAACAGGTGATGGATATAAATTTGCAAAGAGTTTAGGGCATAAGATAATAGAAACTAAACCATCATTAATAGGAATGGAAGTACAAGAGGAATTTGTAAAAGACATTGGTAAATTATCTCTTAGAAATATTGCAATATGTGTATACAATAGTAAAAATAAAAAAATATATGATGATTTTGGAGAACTTGAATTTACAAAATACGGAATAGATGGACCGGTTATAAAGTCAGCTAGTTGTAGAATGAAGGATACTACTAAAGAAAATTACAAAATAGTATTAGATTTAAAACCAGCACTAGATGAAGAAAAATTAGATAAAAGAATTCAAAGAGATTTTCAAAAGTACACTAACAAGAAATTTGAAAATGCACTAGATGATTTATTACCTAAAAAATTAATACCAATAATAATAAACCTAAGTAAAATAGATAAAAATACAGTAGTTCATCAAATATCAAGAGAACAAAGAAAATCTTTAGTTCATTTACTTAAGAATATAACTTTAACAGTAAAAAGATATAGACCAATAGAAGAAGCTATAATAACTTCTGGTGGAATAAAGGTAAGTGAAATAAATTCAAGTACTATGGAATCTAAGTTAATAGAAGGTCTTTTCTTTGCTGGAGAAGTTATAGATGTAGATGCATATACAGGAGGATTTAACCTTCAAATAGCATTTTCAACAGGATATTTAGCGGGATATTATTGTTAG
- a CDS encoding GAF domain-containing SpoIIE family protein phosphatase: protein MMFDMMFDNMENYKMKNLVDISTMVTQSLNFFEIKDKIIEKMLEVVHPTKSCVNLFYNNNYKYAYLVCSETLDKVPDLYDVKTPRGIRIDFNEYPRYIHEAVEKKQIIYIENIFEDERAIDERELAKTEGYVGRIVFPLVVNYNVVGFMTCFLTNEDKINQYDIDFISSVASLISLSIDITMKNNNNHMLVLKLRGAISSINEATEKLYFNNNISEFLDHLSKQACHVTNSKEAIIITEKSKDKKKIFSCYSIEGKNQTNIYPTIGKILSQDSIGAYCNENKLDNKEINSYIYYKIKDKDSKSVIGYIVCANSSKYTEDDLNILSILARQLSVALKLYQYNLVEIKHKIVENELDVLNKQQKLIMNESKIKYGLDNELNFYHRPAKVVGGDFYSALKLDDEKIVCILADVMGHGIVSNYVVAIIKGAFKVLARTCNSPGEIMTNLNDMLYDEFDKMGIFTTCLVGMIDTKKNTITISNAGHYSPIVIKKDASIKRDLNCKKGIPIGVLENVTYENNVLHLDECSMVCMYTDGILEIKNKLKEEYGVSRLESFMQKNYTYSQELIVENLKAEIKKFSEKENYDDDILIVMLKNN, encoded by the coding sequence ATGATGTTTGATATGATGTTTGATAATATGGAAAATTATAAAATGAAAAACCTTGTTGATATATCAACTATGGTAACTCAATCATTAAACTTTTTTGAGATAAAAGATAAAATAATAGAAAAAATGCTTGAGGTAGTTCACCCCACTAAATCATGTGTGAACTTATTTTATAATAATAACTATAAGTATGCATATTTAGTATGTTCGGAAACTTTAGATAAGGTACCAGATTTATATGATGTGAAAACTCCAAGAGGAATTAGAATAGATTTTAATGAATATCCAAGATATATACATGAAGCAGTAGAAAAAAAACAAATAATTTATATAGAAAATATATTTGAGGATGAAAGAGCTATAGATGAAAGAGAATTAGCTAAAACAGAAGGATATGTTGGACGGATTGTATTTCCTCTAGTTGTAAATTATAATGTAGTTGGATTTATGACTTGTTTTTTAACTAATGAAGATAAAATAAATCAGTATGATATAGATTTTATATCATCAGTTGCATCTCTTATAAGTTTATCTATTGATATAACTATGAAAAATAATAATAATCACATGTTAGTACTTAAGTTAAGAGGTGCTATTAGCTCTATAAATGAAGCAACTGAGAAACTTTATTTTAATAATAATATAAGTGAATTTTTAGATCATTTAAGTAAACAAGCCTGTCATGTAACAAATAGTAAAGAGGCTATAATAATAACCGAAAAATCAAAAGATAAGAAAAAAATATTTAGTTGTTATAGTATAGAAGGAAAAAATCAAACTAATATATATCCTACAATAGGAAAAATATTATCTCAAGATTCTATAGGTGCATATTGTAATGAAAATAAATTAGATAACAAAGAAATAAATAGTTATATATATTATAAAATTAAAGACAAAGATAGTAAATCTGTTATAGGTTACATAGTATGTGCAAATAGCTCTAAATATACAGAAGATGATTTGAATATATTAAGTATACTAGCAAGGCAACTTTCTGTAGCACTTAAATTATATCAATACAATTTAGTTGAAATAAAGCATAAAATTGTTGAGAATGAACTAGATGTATTGAATAAACAGCAAAAACTTATAATGAATGAAAGTAAAATAAAATATGGACTAGACAATGAATTGAATTTTTATCATAGACCAGCTAAGGTAGTAGGTGGAGATTTTTATTCTGCACTTAAACTAGATGATGAAAAAATAGTATGTATATTAGCTGACGTAATGGGGCATGGTATAGTTTCAAACTATGTAGTAGCAATTATAAAAGGTGCATTTAAAGTACTTGCAAGAACTTGTAATTCTCCAGGTGAAATAATGACAAATTTAAATGATATGTTATATGATGAATTTGATAAAATGGGAATATTCACTACTTGTTTAGTAGGTATGATTGATACTAAAAAAAATACAATAACTATATCTAATGCAGGACATTATAGCCCAATTGTAATAAAAAAAGATGCGTCAATAAAGAGAGATTTAAATTGTAAAAAAGGAATACCAATAGGTGTTTTAGAAAATGTAACATATGAAAATAATGTATTACATTTAGATGAGTGCAGTATGGTTTGTATGTATACAGATGGAATACTAGAAATAAAAAATAAATTAAAAGAAGAATACGGAGTATCAAGACTAGAAAGTTTTATGCAAAAAAACTATACATATAGTCAAGAACTTATAGTAGAAAATTTAAAAGCTGAAATTAAAAAGTTTTCAGAAAAAGAAAATTATGATGATGATATATTAATAGTTATGCTTAAAAATAACTAA